A region of Pyxidicoccus parkwaysis DNA encodes the following proteins:
- a CDS encoding glycoside hydrolase family 57 protein → MSLGSLALVLHAHLPFVRHPEHEDFLEEDWLYEAISETYLPLLLVFDKLAEDGVPFRITLTLSPTLVAMLRDELLVSRYARRLDLLCELGDREVHRTRNDATFGRLARFHRDHFESLRRAFNDRYKRDLVPAFRRLQDAGYLDIITCNATHGFLPLMQQVPEAVRAQVTVAANHYRQNFGRDPAGIWLAECGYYPGLERVLANERIRFFFVDTHGLTDATPRPLHGPYAPIFTETGVAAYARDPESSQQVWSTEFGYPGDPAYREFYRDIGWDLDLDYIRPFIQPTGDRKNTGFKYYRITGKTNDKHPYDPDAARERAAVHAGNFLFNRERQVEYLASRLGGRKPVVVAPYDAELFGHWWFEGPQFLDCLIRKAAYDQKTLSLVTPSDDLREHPENQVATPPLSSWGAGGYANMWLDGANDWVYRHLHHCAKQMVELARDFPDAEVLKRRALNQAARELLLAQSSDWAFIMKTGTMVEYAQRRTREHILRFQRLHDALRAGTIDEGWLTHVEGRDNLFPELDYRVYRPG, encoded by the coding sequence ATGAGCCTGGGCTCTCTCGCGCTGGTCCTCCACGCGCATCTTCCCTTCGTCCGACACCCGGAGCACGAGGACTTCCTCGAGGAGGACTGGCTCTACGAGGCCATCTCCGAGACCTACCTCCCGCTGCTCCTCGTCTTCGACAAGCTCGCCGAGGACGGCGTCCCCTTCCGCATCACCCTGACGCTGTCCCCCACGCTCGTCGCCATGCTTCGCGACGAGCTCCTGGTGTCGCGCTACGCACGCCGGCTCGACCTGCTCTGTGAGCTCGGTGACCGGGAAGTCCACCGCACCCGGAACGACGCCACCTTCGGCCGGCTCGCGCGCTTCCACCGCGACCACTTCGAGTCGCTCCGCCGCGCCTTCAACGACCGCTACAAGCGAGACCTCGTCCCCGCCTTCCGCCGTCTCCAGGATGCGGGCTACCTGGACATCATCACCTGCAACGCCACGCACGGCTTCCTGCCCCTCATGCAGCAGGTCCCCGAGGCCGTGCGCGCGCAGGTGACGGTGGCCGCCAATCACTACCGCCAGAACTTCGGGAGAGACCCGGCAGGCATCTGGCTCGCCGAGTGCGGCTACTACCCCGGCCTGGAGCGCGTGCTCGCCAACGAGCGCATCCGCTTCTTCTTCGTGGACACGCACGGCCTCACGGATGCCACACCGCGTCCGCTGCACGGCCCCTACGCGCCCATCTTCACCGAGACGGGCGTGGCCGCGTACGCGAGAGACCCGGAGAGCAGCCAGCAGGTGTGGAGCACCGAGTTCGGCTACCCGGGCGACCCGGCGTACCGCGAGTTCTACCGGGACATCGGCTGGGACCTGGACCTCGACTACATCCGCCCGTTCATCCAGCCCACCGGCGACCGCAAGAACACCGGCTTCAAGTACTACCGCATCACCGGCAAGACGAACGACAAGCATCCCTATGACCCGGATGCCGCCCGCGAGCGCGCCGCGGTCCACGCTGGCAACTTCCTCTTCAACCGCGAGCGGCAGGTGGAGTACCTCGCCTCGCGCCTGGGAGGCCGCAAGCCCGTCGTCGTCGCGCCCTACGACGCCGAGCTCTTCGGCCATTGGTGGTTCGAGGGGCCCCAGTTCCTCGACTGCCTCATCCGCAAGGCCGCGTACGACCAGAAGACCCTCAGCCTGGTGACGCCCTCGGACGACCTGCGTGAGCACCCGGAGAACCAAGTGGCCACGCCGCCGCTGTCCTCGTGGGGCGCGGGGGGCTACGCGAACATGTGGCTCGACGGGGCCAACGATTGGGTCTACCGCCACCTGCACCACTGCGCGAAGCAGATGGTGGAGCTGGCCCGCGACTTCCCCGACGCCGAGGTGCTCAAGCGCCGCGCGCTCAATCAGGCCGCGCGCGAGCTGCTGCTCGCCCAGTCCTCCGACTGGGCCTTCATCATGAAGACGGGCACCATGGTGGAGTACGCGCAGCGCCGCACGCGCGAGCACATCCTCCGCTTCCAGCGGCTGCACGACGCGCTGCGCGCGGGCACCATCGACGAAGGCTGGCTCACCCACGTGGAGGGCCGCGACAACCTCTTTCCCGAGCTGGACTACCGCGTCTACCGGCCCGGCTGA